A window of Pirellulales bacterium contains these coding sequences:
- a CDS encoding ferredoxin family protein, which yields MTHVVCEPCFDCKYTDCVVVCPVECFYEGERILYIHPDECIDCEACVPECPVEAIFHEDNVPDEWKDFTALNAEMAPQCPVITEKKEPLAGKE from the coding sequence ATGACTCATGTCGTGTGCGAACCTTGTTTCGACTGCAAGTATACCGACTGCGTGGTGGTCTGCCCGGTCGAGTGCTTCTACGAAGGGGAGCGGATCCTGTATATCCATCCCGACGAATGCATCGATTGCGAGGCGTGCGTGCCGGAGTGCCCCGTCGAAGCAATCTTCCACGAAGACAACGTTCCCGACGAATGGAAGGACTTTACCGCGCTCAACGCCGAAATGGCCCCCCAATGTCCGGTGATTACGGAGAAGAAAGAGCCGCTTGCGGGGAAAGAGTGA